TGCTTAAATGAGGTCTTTTCTCTCAGAAGAATTGTACGTCCATAAAGGGCCGAATGTGTATCCGGCGTGCTATTTTCACGCTAAGGCGGTACACATGAAGACAAGATGCAAGTGTTTGTGAGTACTTAGACGGAGAGCGGTGAATAAGGAGATTGACATAGTTCGTGTAATTTATTAAACAAGTAAGCATTGCTCAATAATAAATACTAATACAATATTTAATATACTTTGAATTACTCACTGCTTAATGAAGGGATTAAGAATCAAGCAATTACCCGGAGAATCTTTTATCGATCTAGAACCTGTCGATGACGCCTTAGAGACTGATTATTTGAAACTCGAAATTAATGGATGGTCTAATAATGGGAATATGGCTTCATCCATTCTTTTGGATCTAGAACAAACAAGTAAGTTGTTTAACTACCTGAAAGATTATTTGGAAGAGAAAAGAGAGTTGCTTGAGAAATACCGGGAAAACGTTAAACAGGTAGAACTTGTATTGAGAGATGTATATAAAGAGGCTAGGAGCACTAAGCTTGTTACCCTACACCACATAAAAAATTTAAGTAGTGTTAAAGCACCGATTGTGGCACTTTTAGCTAAAGATCTACAGGTTCCTGCTTACGAAATACCAATGATCATTGAAAATAACCCTTTGCCCTTTGCTTTGTTAAAGAAACATTACAGAACCTGTTGGGAGTCTCTTCTAAGTGTTCCCTACCCAATGGATATGGAGATGTAATGAGGTAAAATAAATAGGCGTGCTTATTAGCCGCGCTTAGTTGTTTGATAGCTGATTTACGTATGGGTACCTTGGTGTGGTGTGTGAAGATAATAACCAGAATTAACTAAATATAAAAATCAGGTATGCTGACTGCTAATATAGTCAATCATGAATAATGAAGATCGGATAAAAATATTGTATATAGATGACGAAAGGCAGAACCTAGTAGGTTTTAATGCTCATTTTAGGTACGACTACGTTGTTTTTTTGGCTAGTAATATTACTGAAGCGCTTAAGTTTTTAAACGATCATCCGGATATACGGATTGTTTTTTCAGATCAGCGGATGCCCGATAAATTAGGAACCGACTTTTTTAAGGAAATTCGTGTAAGTTATCCGATGCCTGTGCGAATTCTTCTTACGGCATTTACAGATGACCTTAAAACATTGGTTGACGCGATTAATAAAGGGAATGTATATCGATTTGTTCAGAAGCCTTGGAATTATGAGACAATTAATAGGGTAATACAAGAAGCAAATAGGCACTACTTGACCAACTCGTTGTTGAAGCTGAAAAATAAGGAACTGGAAAGTGCTTATCGGGAGCTCGATAAATTTGCTCATCATGTAAGTCATGACTTACGAGGACCCCTGACGGGGATCCTATCGGCGGCCAAACTTGCACTTGAAGTGGATGATCAAAATGAAGTAAAGGAAATTTTAAGTATTATATCCAATTCTGTAGAACACTTAGATAAGTACATTCTTCAAATACAAGATTATTATAGTATCAAAACCGGCGAATTTAATGTTTCAAAGATAAGCTTAAAGGATGTTGCTCAAGATATGCACGCTATTTACCATACCCACGCGAACGTAAAGGGAATAGATTTCCGCATAACCATTAATGAATCTATACCGTTTTTCTCTGATGAAGTGGCCTTAAGACTGGTACTTAATAACTTGTTGTCGAACGCCTTTAAATATCAGCGTCCGGAGGAAGCTGATAAATTTGTTAGTCTTGACATGAGTGTTTCTAATGCGCATGCAACTTTTAAAGTAAAAGACAATGGGCTTGGGATAAAAGAGGAGTATTTAGACAAAATTTTCAATCTATTCTTTCGAGCTTCATCGTTAACAACGGAGGTTGGCAGCGGGATAGGTTTATATAATGTACAAAATGTGTTGGAAAAATTAGGAGGAACTATCACCGTAAATTCAGTGGAACGCGAAGGAACGGAATTTCTTGTGAAGATTCCCAGCAATTGAAAACCGATTTTATTGTAAACGTTTGAATGATAATTTTTATACTTAATCTTTAGCATATGCATCCCGAACAGGTAAATCGCTTTGATCAAAACAATTATCAAGTAAAGATATTTTATCGAAGGAATTCGGCAGAAAAAAAGGCCATGGATAAATTTTTGGCTGATGTTCAGGATATTCAAATTGTTGATACTATTTATCAGCAGTTGATAGAGCTGGTTAAGATTAGTTATCCTTCGTACGATTGGAATAAACAAAAATTTGAAGAAGCGATCAATGAGTTGCTCGGCAATCAGTCCTGTGATGACTATGGAACGTGGGTTTATTACCCTTGGCTTGGAAAAATAGTACATCTGCTGGATGAAGATGATTTTATTAAAGTGAGAACCAGCAGAAATATTTACAAAATTACGCCCGAAGAAATAGCTGTTTTACGAAACAAAAGGATAGGAATTATAGGGCTGTCTGTTGGACAAAGTATTGCCCAAACCATGGCCATGGAACGGATATGCGGTGAACTTAGGCTGGCAGATTTTGACAACGTGGAACTAAGCAATATGAATAGGGTGAGGTGTGCTGTACATGAGCTCGGTATCAATAAAACGGTTCTTGCTGCTAGACAAATAGCGGAGCAAGATCCGTATCTAAAAGTGGTGTGTTACCAAGAAGGGGTGAATATCGAGACAATCGACGAATTTTTAACAGGGAATGGTAAGCTGGATTTGCTAGTAGAAGAATGCGATGGTATAGATATAAAAATAATAGCCAGAATCAAAGCCCGAGCGCTTAAAATACCTGTTATCATGGATACAAACGATATGGGGATGTTAGATGTTGAGCGATATGATCATGAACCGGATAGACCTATTTTCCATGGAAGGTTACCACAGTTAGATGATGGAGACGTGAACGAACTAGCCCTTAAACTTAAGCATTTGCGCGCTGAAGAGAAGGTGCCGTATTTGGTGGATATTATAGGCATGGAAAATGTATCGGCTGCAATGAAAGTTTCGCTTGCGGAGATGAATAAAACAATTGTTGGCTGGCCTCAACTTGCTTCATCGGTAGTTTTGGGCGGGGCAATGGTTACTGATGTAGGGAGACGTATTCTATTGGGTAAGCACACGAGTTCCGGAAGGTATTTTATAGATTTTGATGAATTAATCCAAGGTTAAGGTATGATCCAGATTAGAACCTTTAGAGCCCCAAACGACCCAGAAGCTTGTAGTAAATTTATAGTCGGGCATAGAAAATTACTTGAAATCTTCGGTATTACGCAAATAACTTCCAACAGACAAGACTGGGTGGATGATCCGAATACGATTGTTATCCTTGTGGAACATATGGAAACAAAAATGGTGTATGGAGGTGCTCGCATACAGATGGTAAGTGAACGGTATCCGCTACCTATCCAAACAGCTATCGGGAAGTATGATGCGAAAATTTTTGACTTGATAAAAGAAGATGAAGCCAGGGGGGGGACCTGTGAAATCTGCGGTCTTTGGAATTCCAGGGAGGTTGCTGGAATGGGGATAGGAAGTTATATACTTTCTAGAGTAGGTGTTGCAATTGCAAAGCAACTGCCAGTTGTTAGTCTATTTGTGCTTTGCGCGCCGATAACAGTGAAAATGGGGTTACGCCTAGGGTGTATGGTAGAAAAAAAACTAGGGAACGAGGGACTTTTCTATTACCCTAAAGATGATTTGGTAGCAACGGTTATGCGTATGAAAAATATAGATGATTTGAGCTTAGCCACAGAAACAGAGCGTGAGAAAATTTTAGCTCTTCGGGCGCAACCACAACAAACAATTTTGGAAAAGGGACCGAAAGGAGAATACCTAGTGAAGTATGATTTACTTATTCCTGATTTTGATGAAAGCAGTCAGCATACAATTGTCGCGCTTTAACAAGTTAATGTTGAGCCTGGTAGGCGAAAGGATAGGGTTCTTGATGTTGAATCTAATGTTGCTGGGATCATATGGTTTATATGCACAGGAATGCCCTTCGGCAATATCATTGCAAAGCGCATCTTCCCCGCTGATGATTGATACTGGGATTTCTTATTATATCGATGAAACCAAGGATGCCGACTTTGAATCGATACGGGTGGAACATTTTCAAAGAAAGGTAAATAAGGGGGTGCTCAATTTTGGCTTTACACAATCGAAAGTTTGGTTAAAGTTCTGCCTGTCTAACAAGTCCTTAAGAACAGATTTTTTTCTTTTACTGCAACAGCCGTCCTTAGATAGTGTGATATTATATGCCGTTGATGAAACGGGTGAGGTGTTGATAGATAGTTTGGGTAAGTATAAAACCTTTTATGAACGGTTTGTTCGAGCCCCCGATTATATTTTTCCACTGACCTTAGATTCGGGCACGGAAAGAGAAATTTATATTAAAATATCGTCAAACGATCAATTGCAAATACCTTTATTCGTAGGTAGTGAGGAAGCTATATTACAAAAGCTATCTAATAAAAATCTGATATTTGGGCTTTATGCGGGGGCTGTGCTTATTATGATGCTGTATAACTTTTTTGTAAGTGTCTCTACGCGTGATAACAGTTACGTTTTTTATATCCTCTATATCTTTTCTGTTGGACTGACTCAAGCCTTGTTTCAAGGGTATGCTTTCATGTATTTTTGGCCTAATAGTGCATTTATGGCAGGTTTTAGTTCTATTTTTGTTCCGTTCTTTTCTGGTTTGATGACCATCGCCTTTATTAAATCCTTTTTACATACGAAATTCTATGCGCCAAAATGGGATCTAGGAGTAAATGTTATTGTTATCTTGTATTTTGCTGCTTTATTAATAGGAATTTTTGATATTTACTACGGAGCAATCGTTCTACAGGTTATTGCATCACTTGGATCTATTTATATCCTCTTTCTGGCAAACTACATAAGGAAATTGGGCTATCGACCGGCTATTTTCTTTTTGGTTGCCTTTACGGTATTCTTTGTCAGTGTAATTCTTTTTGTTTTAAGGAATTTTAATGTTATTCCTTACAACACATTCACATCTTATATTTTAGAAATAGGATCTATTCTGGAAATATCTTTACTTTCTTTCGCATTAGCCGATCGGATTAACTTTTATAGGAAGGAAAAGGAGGCCTCTCAGGCCCATGCTTTAAAGGTTTCAAAAGAAAATGAACGCATTATCAGTGAACAAAACGTATTGCTCGAAACGGAGGTTGCCAAGCGAACAGCAGACCTTGAAAAAACTAATGAGCATTTAAATAATGCTATGCAGAACTTAAAACAGGCCCAAGCACATTTGGTTGAATCTGAAAAATTAGCATCTTTAGGTATGCTCACAGCCGGTATTGCACATGAGATCAATAACCCCATTAATTTTGTAACCTCAAACGTTGGACCGCTTAAACGGGATGTCGCATTTCTGCTAGAAACAATTGAATTTTTCGAAAAAACAGCTTTATCCTCTTCTGACATTCAAGATAAAATGGAGAAAATCAGTCAGTATAAAGAAGAACTGGAGTTTGATTACCTTAAGGAAGAAATTCAATCATTATTAAGTGGTATTCAAGAGGGGGCAGTAAGGACAGCCGAAATTGTGCGAAGTTTACGTGTTTTTTCGAGAGTGGACGAGGATGATCTAAAGTTGGCCAATTTGAACGACTGTATTGAATCGACTTTGGTTGTGCTGAATAGCATGATAAAAGATAAAATAATTGTTGAAAAAAATTATGGAGAACTCCCTTATGTAGAATGTTTCCCTGGAAAACTAAATCAGGTGTTCTTAAACCTGATAACCAATTCAGTACACGCGATAGAACAAAAATTTAGTGCTTCTTATGGAGGAAAATTGCTGTTGCATACACGCGCGGATGAAACATATACGTATATTACTATTAAGGATAATGGAGGAGGTATTAGTGATGATGTCAGAGATAAAATTTTTGAACCGTTTTTTACTAC
This Olivibacter sp. SDN3 DNA region includes the following protein-coding sequences:
- a CDS encoding hybrid sensor histidine kinase/response regulator — encoded protein: MNNEDRIKILYIDDERQNLVGFNAHFRYDYVVFLASNITEALKFLNDHPDIRIVFSDQRMPDKLGTDFFKEIRVSYPMPVRILLTAFTDDLKTLVDAINKGNVYRFVQKPWNYETINRVIQEANRHYLTNSLLKLKNKELESAYRELDKFAHHVSHDLRGPLTGILSAAKLALEVDDQNEVKEILSIISNSVEHLDKYILQIQDYYSIKTGEFNVSKISLKDVAQDMHAIYHTHANVKGIDFRITINESIPFFSDEVALRLVLNNLLSNAFKYQRPEEADKFVSLDMSVSNAHATFKVKDNGLGIKEEYLDKIFNLFFRASSLTTEVGSGIGLYNVQNVLEKLGGTITVNSVEREGTEFLVKIPSN
- a CDS encoding ThiF family adenylyltransferase — encoded protein: MHPEQVNRFDQNNYQVKIFYRRNSAEKKAMDKFLADVQDIQIVDTIYQQLIELVKISYPSYDWNKQKFEEAINELLGNQSCDDYGTWVYYPWLGKIVHLLDEDDFIKVRTSRNIYKITPEEIAVLRNKRIGIIGLSVGQSIAQTMAMERICGELRLADFDNVELSNMNRVRCAVHELGINKTVLAARQIAEQDPYLKVVCYQEGVNIETIDEFLTGNGKLDLLVEECDGIDIKIIARIKARALKIPVIMDTNDMGMLDVERYDHEPDRPIFHGRLPQLDDGDVNELALKLKHLRAEEKVPYLVDIIGMENVSAAMKVSLAEMNKTIVGWPQLASSVVLGGAMVTDVGRRILLGKHTSSGRYFIDFDELIQG
- a CDS encoding 7TM diverse intracellular signaling domain-containing protein; its protein translation is MIYLFLILMKAVSIQLSRFNKLMLSLVGERIGFLMLNLMLLGSYGLYAQECPSAISLQSASSPLMIDTGISYYIDETKDADFESIRVEHFQRKVNKGVLNFGFTQSKVWLKFCLSNKSLRTDFFLLLQQPSLDSVILYAVDETGEVLIDSLGKYKTFYERFVRAPDYIFPLTLDSGTEREIYIKISSNDQLQIPLFVGSEEAILQKLSNKNLIFGLYAGAVLIMMLYNFFVSVSTRDNSYVFYILYIFSVGLTQALFQGYAFMYFWPNSAFMAGFSSIFVPFFSGLMTIAFIKSFLHTKFYAPKWDLGVNVIVILYFAALLIGIFDIYYGAIVLQVIASLGSIYILFLANYIRKLGYRPAIFFLVAFTVFFVSVILFVLRNFNVIPYNTFTSYILEIGSILEISLLSFALADRINFYRKEKEASQAHALKVSKENERIISEQNVLLETEVAKRTADLEKTNEHLNNAMQNLKQAQAHLVESEKLASLGMLTAGIAHEINNPINFVTSNVGPLKRDVAFLLETIEFFEKTALSSSDIQDKMEKISQYKEELEFDYLKEEIQSLLSGIQEGAVRTAEIVRSLRVFSRVDEDDLKLANLNDCIESTLVVLNSMIKDKIIVEKNYGELPYVECFPGKLNQVFLNLITNSVHAIEQKFSASYGGKLLLHTRADETYTYITIKDNGGGISDDVRDKIFEPFFTTKEIGEGTGLGLAIVLQIISKHHGKITVNSEEGEGCEFLIKIPIAHPNSSHVDDY